The Gemmatimonas sp. region CACCCGAACGTGGCGTCCATCTTCGACTTCGGTGAGACGGACGAAGGGATGGTGTATCTCGCGATGGAGTTCGTGGATGGCGAGGCACTGGCCGCCACCCTCAAGCGCGAAGTGGCGCTGCATCCCGTGGTCGCCGCCGACATCATCGGCCAAGCGGCGGATGCGCTGCAGGCGGCGCACGACCTGGGCATTTTGCACCGCGATTTCAAGCCCGACAACCTGATGCTCACGAAGCGCTCCGACGGCACGTTCGTCGTGAAGCTCGTCGACTTCGGTATCGCGCGCATGATGGAGAAAGGGGCGCAGCAGGTCACGCGCACCGGGTTTGCGGTCGGCACGCCCGAGTTCATGTCGCCCGAGCAGCTGTCTGGTGATGTGCTCGACAGTCGGTCCGATCAGTATTCGCTGGCCCTCGTGGCCTTCATCGCGCTCACGGGACACGACGCGTTCACGAACTCGTCGTCGAAGGAATCCCTGATCGCGCGTCTCACGAGCCGCCCGCGTCGACTCGACGAAGTGCGCAGTGATCTCGAGTGGCCGAACTCGCTGCAGGACGTGTTCGACAAGGCGCTGGCGCCAGATCCGGTCGATCGGTTCGCCAGTGTGTCCGATTTCGGCGTGACGCTGGGCAACGCGGTGATGGAGATGACGCCATCCCAGACGGCGGAGATTTACCGGCACGCGCTCGGGAATCGCATGCTGAGCGTGGCGTCGCGGACGCCGAGTGACATCACCGGCGTGCGGACGCCGTCGTCGAACGAAGCCACGGCCAAGGCGAAGAAGGCCAAGAAGGAACCGAAGCGTCGCAACGATCCCGTGGCCGTGCGCCGTCGGCAGTCGGTGGTGCCGTACATCGTGCTGTTCGGCATCGCGACGTGGGGCACGTGGTGGTACGGGTCCAAACAGGAATCCGGGATCGCCCGTCAGGCCGCCGACAAGATCGGCATTTACGCCGGTGCCGCACGCGACATGGTCAACGGCTACATCGAACGAGCGCCCGACAAGGCGCCGGAAGTGGTGTTGCCGGCAGCGCCGCCCCCGGCGCCCGTCGCCAAAAAGCCGACTGCGCGCAAACG contains the following coding sequences:
- a CDS encoding serine/threonine-protein kinase; translation: MDARKVCPQCGEEYDSSVAFCAKDGTGLVSPAAQADLVGHVIGGRYRVVSHLGEGGMGTVYLAEHVRMKRKSAIKIMRPALVGDAEALQRFTREAENASKISHPNVASIFDFGETDEGMVYLAMEFVDGEALAATLKREVALHPVVAADIIGQAADALQAAHDLGILHRDFKPDNLMLTKRSDGTFVVKLVDFGIARMMEKGAQQVTRTGFAVGTPEFMSPEQLSGDVLDSRSDQYSLALVAFIALTGHDAFTNSSSKESLIARLTSRPRRLDEVRSDLEWPNSLQDVFDKALAPDPVDRFASVSDFGVTLGNAVMEMTPSQTAEIYRHALGNRMLSVASRTPSDITGVRTPSSNEATAKAKKAKKEPKRRNDPVAVRRRQSVVPYIVLFGIATWGTWWYGSKQESGIARQAADKIGIYAGAARDMVNGYIERAPDKAPEVVLPAAPPPAPVAKKPTARKRSADTTTKAKAKTDSTTSAAAPDTTKVKADSLR